One Tabrizicola piscis genomic region harbors:
- the mrdA gene encoding penicillin-binding protein 2: protein MRRSERDLAKAARVTTRRSLLLGGMMTSVVGVLGFRMWQLGVRDAEEYYLLAEENRINLRLVRPDRGRIFDRAGKIVADNEHTYRITLVNEEARDVDDVLAKLQRLLGLTSEDIDRIREQLDRVRGFVPVTVKDRVTWEELSIIALNTPALPGVHPEMVLSRVYPFGPDFAHQVGYVGPVSDSDLATKDGEPDPLLRSPDYQIGKTALERIHERALRGEPGAQRVEVNASGRTMRELALDPPTPGSDMQITLDHHLQNFMRVRLEGQSAAAIVMDVTNGDLLGCTSAPAFDPNLFVRGISSKDYSGLRDSEFRPLADKTVQGAYPPGSTIKMSNALAALESGVMDPAETVTCNGYVEISGRRFHCWKSGGHGRVDMVGALRQSCDVYFYEVAQRIGIDGIFAMNDRLGLGQKYDLPLSGMVHGNNPSRAWKQERYGQDWLIGDTINASIGQGFTLTSPIQLATMTARLASGTAVLPRLVRPLGGASPGEPAPASLGLSAEALAIVRQGMFEVSNHERGTAYGSRIADVTKAMAGKTGTSQVFSITAAERAAGVRSQDELPWNRRDHGLFVAFAPFDAPRYAVTVVVEHGGGGSTAAAPIARDIMLFAQHGGLPPEDAYPTAQRARIREDLAQLSERILPPDGVTPITVSRT from the coding sequence ATGCGCCGATCTGAACGGGATCTTGCCAAGGCCGCACGGGTAACGACGCGTCGGTCGCTGTTGCTGGGCGGCATGATGACCTCGGTGGTCGGTGTGCTTGGTTTCCGGATGTGGCAACTGGGTGTACGCGATGCTGAGGAGTATTACCTTCTGGCCGAGGAAAACCGGATTAATTTGCGGCTGGTGCGCCCCGACCGGGGCCGCATCTTTGACCGCGCGGGCAAGATCGTCGCGGACAACGAGCACACCTACCGGATCACGCTCGTGAACGAGGAGGCCCGGGACGTCGATGACGTCCTTGCGAAACTGCAGCGGCTTCTTGGTCTGACGAGCGAGGATATCGACCGGATTCGGGAGCAACTTGACCGCGTTCGGGGCTTTGTCCCGGTGACCGTTAAGGACAGGGTCACCTGGGAAGAGTTGTCAATCATCGCCTTGAACACCCCGGCTCTTCCGGGTGTCCACCCGGAGATGGTGCTGTCCCGGGTCTATCCCTTCGGGCCGGACTTTGCCCATCAGGTCGGCTATGTGGGACCCGTTAGCGACAGCGATCTCGCAACCAAGGACGGGGAGCCCGATCCGCTTTTGCGCTCGCCGGACTACCAGATCGGCAAGACGGCGCTTGAGCGGATCCACGAGCGCGCGCTGCGCGGTGAGCCGGGAGCTCAGCGGGTGGAGGTCAACGCCAGCGGCAGGACCATGCGCGAGCTGGCACTTGATCCGCCGACCCCCGGCTCGGACATGCAGATCACACTGGATCATCATTTGCAGAACTTCATGCGTGTGCGCCTCGAAGGACAAAGCGCGGCGGCAATCGTAATGGATGTCACGAACGGTGATCTCCTCGGCTGCACGTCTGCCCCTGCATTCGACCCGAACCTCTTCGTGCGGGGGATCTCGAGCAAGGACTACAGCGGACTGCGCGACAGCGAGTTTCGCCCTCTTGCCGACAAGACCGTTCAAGGGGCCTATCCGCCGGGGTCCACGATCAAGATGTCGAATGCGCTCGCGGCTCTGGAAAGCGGGGTCATGGATCCAGCAGAAACCGTGACCTGCAACGGGTACGTGGAAATCTCTGGTCGCAGGTTCCATTGCTGGAAAAGCGGCGGCCATGGGCGGGTCGACATGGTCGGTGCGTTGCGGCAGTCCTGCGACGTCTACTTCTACGAAGTTGCGCAACGGATCGGGATCGACGGCATCTTTGCGATGAATGACCGTCTTGGACTGGGCCAGAAATACGACCTTCCACTGTCGGGAATGGTTCACGGCAACAATCCCTCGCGCGCCTGGAAGCAAGAGCGCTACGGTCAGGATTGGTTGATTGGCGACACGATCAACGCGTCCATTGGCCAGGGCTTCACGTTGACCTCGCCAATTCAGCTAGCCACGATGACCGCGCGCCTGGCCTCAGGAACGGCAGTCCTCCCGCGTCTCGTGCGCCCGCTTGGTGGGGCCAGCCCGGGTGAACCTGCGCCTGCCTCACTTGGACTTTCGGCAGAAGCGCTTGCGATCGTGCGACAAGGGATGTTCGAGGTGTCGAACCACGAGCGCGGCACCGCATACGGGTCACGGATCGCGGATGTGACCAAAGCCATGGCCGGGAAGACCGGAACGAGCCAGGTGTTTTCGATCACAGCGGCCGAGCGCGCCGCCGGTGTCCGATCGCAGGACGAACTCCCATGGAACAGGCGGGACCATGGGCTGTTCGTGGCCTTCGCACCCTTTGATGCGCCTCGATATGCCGTGACTGTTGTAGTGGAGCATGGCGGCGGCGGCTCAACGGCGGCGGCACCGATCGCGCGCGACATCATGCTCTTTGCCCAACACGGCGGCCTGCCGCCCGAAGATGCCTATCCTACTGCGCAGCGGGCCCGAATTCGGGAGGATCTGGCTCAACTGTCCGAACGGATTCTCCCGCCGGATGGAGTGACACCGATCACCGTGAGCCGGACATGA
- a CDS encoding DUF411 domain-containing protein: MMILARRTLLLVGPAILAMSTVPLLAEGDERIHVVKDLGCPCCNAWIGHLRENGFNVSFEERSVEDLAAYKRERGIPENLSSCHTATIGDYTIEGHVPAADIRRLMAERPLAVGLSVPGMPFGSPGMGPETERQAYDVVLVGQDGSSTVFTSYPAA; encoded by the coding sequence ATGATGATCCTTGCGCGCCGAACTCTCCTTCTTGTCGGACCGGCCATCCTTGCCATGAGCACTGTGCCTTTGCTGGCCGAAGGGGACGAACGGATCCATGTGGTGAAGGACCTTGGCTGCCCCTGCTGCAACGCTTGGATCGGCCACCTGCGCGAAAACGGCTTCAACGTCAGCTTTGAAGAGCGCAGTGTCGAAGACCTCGCGGCCTACAAGCGGGAGCGCGGCATCCCGGAGAACCTGTCGTCCTGCCACACGGCGACCATCGGCGACTACACCATCGAAGGGCACGTTCCAGCAGCGGATATCCGCAGGCTGATGGCCGAACGCCCCTTGGCGGTAGGACTTTCCGTTCCGGGCATGCCATTCGGCTCACCGGGAATGGGACCAGAGACAGAGCGTCAGGCTTATGACGTGGTCCTGGTCGGTCAGGACGGAAGCAGTACGGTCTTCACCAGCTATCCGGCGGCGTGA
- a CDS encoding TlpA disulfide reductase family protein: MILLNIWATWCPPCREEMPALDRLEGLLGGPDFAVLPLCIDEGGIERGRGFYDEIGLVNLPLYWAEPLRVQLALAFIGLPTTLLIDRETREIGRLQGPFDWGSDEAVRQISDLL, from the coding sequence GTGATCCTTCTGAACATCTGGGCGACGTGGTGCCCGCCCTGCCGGGAAGAGATGCCGGCACTCGACCGTTTGGAAGGGCTGCTTGGAGGCCCGGATTTTGCGGTGCTACCCCTTTGCATCGACGAGGGCGGGATCGAAAGGGGCCGAGGTTTCTATGATGAGATCGGGCTTGTAAACCTACCGCTCTACTGGGCGGAACCGCTGCGGGTTCAACTGGCTTTGGCCTTCATCGGACTGCCGACGACGCTTCTGATCGACCGCGAGACGCGTGAAATCGGGCGGCTTCAGGGCCCCTTCGACTGGGGAAGCGACGAGGCTGTCCGTCAGATATCGGATCTGCTTTGA
- a CDS encoding M23 family metallopeptidase has translation MIRSAFLILAVASLAPLQAVADPPTAHLPMAFEAIIAAGDTLDSVLGHAGVPPTIRAEAALALSGVYDLTDLRPGHRIEWTAASADPASLTRLSLFVEDGVEIALTFDGLIAAQRLDPPVRVMHRSETLTLNGTLYDALTARNAPERFAVDLTALLAGQVDFRRDLKGGETFALVWQEDQLPDGTIAGEPRLSYARLELTDRVLELVATEAAGPIIVFEDGEAVQRSAAPILGARLSSVFGRRNHPVLGGVRMHTGIDYAAPVGTEVSATGAGRVTFAGTIRGYGTTIDIDHGGGVVTRYAHLSEIAEGVREGMRVKAGDEIGAVGATGLVSGPNLHYEVRVDGRPVDPKDQDALPEQEIASADDLNALATWRSETGFISGTDGERG, from the coding sequence ATGATCCGCTCTGCATTTCTGATCCTTGCTGTCGCATCTCTCGCCCCGCTCCAGGCAGTGGCAGATCCTCCGACGGCGCATTTGCCGATGGCATTCGAAGCGATAATCGCCGCCGGTGACACTTTGGACAGTGTCCTTGGACACGCTGGAGTCCCCCCGACGATCCGGGCAGAAGCCGCACTGGCACTCTCGGGAGTGTATGATCTGACGGACCTGCGACCTGGCCACCGGATCGAATGGACTGCGGCGTCCGCTGATCCGGCATCGCTGACACGCCTTTCATTGTTCGTGGAAGATGGAGTGGAAATTGCTCTCACCTTCGACGGGCTGATAGCAGCACAACGGCTTGACCCACCGGTTCGTGTGATGCACCGGAGTGAGACCTTGACCCTCAACGGAACCCTTTACGACGCCTTGACGGCCCGAAATGCACCGGAACGCTTTGCGGTTGACCTAACCGCACTTCTTGCGGGCCAGGTCGATTTCAGGCGCGACCTCAAAGGTGGAGAGACCTTCGCGCTGGTCTGGCAGGAAGATCAGCTTCCCGATGGCACCATCGCGGGAGAGCCGCGCCTGAGTTACGCTCGGCTGGAGCTTACTGATCGCGTCCTCGAACTCGTTGCGACCGAAGCCGCCGGCCCGATCATCGTCTTTGAAGATGGCGAAGCCGTGCAGCGTTCAGCGGCACCCATCCTTGGTGCACGACTGTCGTCCGTCTTTGGGCGCCGGAACCATCCCGTGTTGGGTGGGGTTCGCATGCATACCGGGATTGATTACGCGGCACCCGTGGGAACCGAAGTCTCGGCGACCGGCGCCGGGCGGGTGACCTTTGCGGGTACGATCCGTGGCTATGGCACCACGATCGACATCGATCACGGCGGCGGGGTCGTCACGCGCTATGCACATCTTTCCGAAATTGCCGAAGGCGTTCGCGAGGGGATGCGTGTCAAGGCTGGAGACGAGATTGGCGCGGTCGGGGCGACAGGTCTCGTGAGCGGCCCCAACCTTCACTACGAAGTCCGTGTTGACGGCAGACCGGTCGACCCTAAGGACCAGGACGCCTTGCCGGAACAGGAGATCGCTTCGGCAGATGATCTCAATGCGCTCGCCACTTGGCGCAGCGAAACTGGCTTCATTTCAGGAACTGACGGAGAACGCGGATGA
- a CDS encoding c-type cytochrome, whose product MKVTKPRAGKFRGPAVVASAAFSLLWAPQAHAFFHNSPDLEQGRAIYRAECASCHGADLEGHPDWRSANEDGTYPAPPHDANGHTWHHGDIMLRDYIKRGGQAVLDEMGVAFTSGMPAFGDRLTDEDIEAVLDYIKSTWPDGIRATQAERSATEALAP is encoded by the coding sequence ATGAAGGTCACCAAGCCAAGAGCTGGAAAATTCAGAGGGCCCGCAGTCGTCGCGTCCGCGGCCTTCTCTCTGCTGTGGGCGCCACAAGCGCACGCGTTCTTCCACAATAGCCCGGATCTCGAACAAGGTCGCGCCATCTATCGGGCGGAATGCGCGTCGTGCCACGGCGCCGATCTAGAAGGACATCCCGACTGGCGGTCGGCGAATGAGGACGGGACCTATCCCGCCCCGCCGCATGACGCGAACGGCCACACCTGGCATCACGGCGACATCATGCTGCGCGACTACATCAAACGCGGCGGGCAAGCGGTCCTTGACGAAATGGGCGTTGCCTTCACCTCCGGCATGCCGGCTTTCGGCGACCGTCTGACGGACGAGGATATCGAAGCTGTTCTGGATTACATCAAATCGACTTGGCCCGACGGCATCCGCGCCACGCAAGCAGAGCGCAGCGCCACCGAGGCCCTCGCGCCATGA
- the tnpB gene encoding IS66 family insertion sequence element accessory protein TnpB (TnpB, as the term is used for proteins encoded by IS66 family insertion elements, is considered an accessory protein, since TnpC, encoded by a neighboring gene, is a DDE family transposase.): protein MIFPSNRVRIMVATKPIDFRKGHDSLAAMVKNELRKDPFTGTVFVFRARKADRLKLLYWDGTGLVMAYKRLEEHSFTWPAVKDGLMLMNHAQFEALFAGLDWRRVRAIEAKAPEAVE from the coding sequence GTGATCTTCCCGTCGAACCGGGTGCGGATCATGGTGGCGACGAAGCCCATCGACTTCCGCAAGGGGCACGACAGCCTGGCCGCGATGGTGAAGAACGAGCTGCGCAAGGACCCGTTCACCGGAACGGTCTTCGTCTTCCGCGCCAGAAAAGCGGATCGGCTGAAGCTCTTGTATTGGGACGGCACCGGTCTGGTGATGGCATACAAGCGGCTGGAGGAGCACAGCTTCACCTGGCCTGCCGTGAAGGACGGGTTGATGCTGATGAACCACGCGCAATTTGAGGCGCTGTTTGCAGGTCTGGACTGGCGACGGGTTCGGGCCATCGAGGCGAAGGCTCCCGAAGCGGTGGAATGA
- a CDS encoding multicopper oxidase family protein, whose translation MITLSRRGFLAASAATAASLMLASRARAQSARISLTATTRTLDVRGRAATVWGLMDGNGRSGLVLDPGQAFAVDLTNTLVEPTIIHWHGQIPPNAQDGVPDMPMTTLQPGESRAYDFAARPGTHWMHAHIPAHEMLLLAAPLIVRRPEDVAADRQDVTLFLHDFSFKPPAEVLAEITGGASMAGMDHGQMAQGGMDHSGMNMGAVGQGDMMSMPGMDGMAMDLNDYNFDAYLANDRTLDYPEVVQVDKGSKVLVRVINAAAATVFWIDTGALTGRLVAVDGEPVQPLPGSRFGIAMGQRLDIELDVPAEGGAFPVLALREGARERTGLVLATPGATVTKVADMSDADHPAFSADLTQEAVLRAVTPLPERAASSQPMLMLGGSMMPYVWTINGQTWGKHSPVTAKTGERVEIMFHNMSMMAHPMHLHGHAFQVVGVGQTRIAGAVRDTVHVPPMGMVTVAVDAGEAARWMLHCHHMPHLSTGMMTEFAVSA comes from the coding sequence ATGATTACGCTCTCTCGCCGCGGCTTTCTGGCCGCTTCTGCGGCTACTGCCGCCTCACTTATGCTGGCTTCGCGCGCCCGTGCCCAATCAGCCCGCATATCGCTGACGGCGACGACCCGGACGCTCGATGTTCGGGGCAGGGCCGCCACCGTCTGGGGGCTGATGGACGGCAACGGCCGGTCTGGATTGGTCCTGGACCCGGGTCAGGCATTCGCCGTCGATCTGACGAACACTTTGGTTGAGCCGACCATCATCCATTGGCACGGACAGATCCCGCCAAACGCTCAAGACGGCGTGCCGGACATGCCCATGACCACGCTGCAACCGGGCGAAAGCCGCGCCTATGACTTTGCCGCGCGCCCGGGTACCCATTGGATGCATGCGCATATCCCCGCGCATGAGATGCTGCTGCTGGCCGCGCCTTTGATCGTGCGGCGACCCGAGGACGTTGCGGCCGATCGGCAGGACGTGACGCTGTTCCTGCACGACTTTTCGTTCAAGCCGCCTGCGGAGGTGCTGGCAGAGATTACGGGTGGCGCGTCAATGGCCGGCATGGACCATGGCCAGATGGCGCAAGGAGGAATGGACCACTCTGGCATGAACATGGGCGCAGTGGGTCAGGGAGACATGATGTCCATGCCGGGCATGGACGGCATGGCTATGGACCTGAACGACTACAACTTTGATGCCTACCTTGCCAATGACCGGACGCTGGACTACCCCGAAGTCGTCCAAGTGGACAAAGGCAGCAAGGTCCTTGTTCGGGTGATCAACGCGGCCGCCGCGACGGTGTTCTGGATCGACACCGGCGCGCTAACCGGGCGGCTGGTCGCCGTGGACGGCGAGCCGGTGCAGCCTCTTCCTGGCAGCCGATTCGGAATCGCGATGGGTCAACGGCTCGACATCGAGCTTGATGTTCCGGCCGAAGGCGGGGCATTCCCGGTCCTCGCCTTGCGCGAGGGTGCAAGAGAGCGGACGGGTCTCGTCCTTGCGACGCCGGGGGCCACGGTGACGAAGGTCGCCGACATGTCCGACGCCGACCATCCTGCCTTCAGCGCCGATCTGACGCAGGAAGCGGTCCTGCGCGCCGTCACCCCACTGCCAGAGCGCGCGGCATCGTCGCAGCCGATGTTGATGCTGGGCGGTTCGATGATGCCCTATGTCTGGACCATCAACGGGCAGACCTGGGGCAAACATTCCCCGGTGACCGCGAAAACCGGCGAGCGTGTCGAGATCATGTTCCACAACATGTCAATGATGGCACATCCCATGCACCTGCATGGCCACGCTTTCCAGGTGGTCGGCGTGGGCCAGACCCGGATCGCGGGTGCTGTTCGTGACACCGTTCATGTGCCGCCGATGGGGATGGTGACGGTCGCGGTGGATGCGGGTGAAGCGGCGCGGTGGATGCTGCATTGCCATCACATGCCGCATCTCTCGACAGGCATGATGACTGAGTTCGCGGTTTCGGCCTGA
- the tnpC gene encoding IS66 family transposase, producing MPKTADLLEEIAALKAMLIAADARDKRKDERIAHLEKLVAAFKQAVFGRKSEKSNPDQFELALEDLETAMAMIHAEEDAEDRAAKRPAKRRSANRGSLPKHPLPGNGLLANRERGPRIEEVIEPDSLTCACGGCLHCIGEDVSERLDIVPAQFRVIVIRRPKYACRSCTDGVAQAAAPARLIPGGMPTEATVAHVVVSKYADHLPLYRQAQIYSRQGVDLDRSTLADWVGRAAFELRPVHDALMADLKRSTKLFMDETRAPVLDPGARKTKTGYFWALARDDRPWGGAAPPGVVFTYAPGRGGQHAERILQGFGGILQVDGYAGYNRLIAADRIGPGIQLAYCWAHARRKLIEITRTGPAPIAEEGVALIRDLYAIEAGIRGQDPITRLAVRQDRSAPIIARIDDWLTHHRARASAKSPLGEALTYIAKYRDGLGRFLTDGRAEIDNNTVERTIRPIALNRKNALFAGHDAGAENWAVIASLIETCKMNGIDPHAWLTATLTAIVQGHKQSQIDDLLPWNYPVTV from the coding sequence ATGCCGAAGACCGCTGATCTGCTTGAAGAAATTGCTGCGCTGAAGGCGATGCTGATCGCCGCGGATGCGCGCGACAAGCGCAAGGACGAGCGCATTGCACATCTGGAAAAGCTGGTCGCGGCCTTCAAGCAGGCGGTCTTCGGCCGGAAATCGGAGAAGAGTAATCCGGACCAATTCGAACTGGCGTTGGAAGATCTGGAAACGGCCATGGCTATGATCCATGCCGAAGAGGATGCCGAGGATCGCGCCGCCAAGCGCCCCGCCAAACGGCGTTCTGCCAACCGTGGATCGCTGCCCAAGCACCCGTTGCCCGGCAACGGTTTGCTTGCAAACCGTGAGAGGGGGCCGCGCATCGAAGAGGTCATCGAACCGGACAGCCTGACTTGCGCCTGCGGTGGTTGCCTGCATTGCATTGGCGAGGACGTGTCGGAACGTCTCGACATCGTGCCCGCCCAGTTCCGTGTCATCGTCATCCGCCGTCCGAAGTATGCCTGCCGGTCCTGCACCGATGGCGTTGCACAGGCGGCGGCCCCTGCGCGGCTGATCCCGGGCGGCATGCCGACCGAAGCCACGGTCGCCCATGTGGTGGTCAGCAAGTATGCAGATCACCTTCCGCTTTACCGGCAGGCCCAGATCTACAGCCGTCAGGGCGTCGATCTCGACCGATCCACGCTTGCCGATTGGGTGGGCCGCGCCGCCTTCGAACTCCGCCCCGTGCATGATGCCCTGATGGCGGACCTGAAGCGATCAACCAAGCTCTTCATGGACGAGACCCGCGCCCCGGTGCTCGACCCGGGTGCAAGAAAAACCAAGACGGGATACTTCTGGGCCTTGGCCCGTGATGATCGACCGTGGGGCGGTGCAGCTCCACCTGGCGTTGTCTTCACCTATGCTCCCGGTCGCGGTGGACAGCATGCCGAGCGGATATTGCAGGGTTTTGGCGGCATCCTGCAAGTGGATGGCTATGCCGGATACAACCGCCTGATCGCAGCGGACAGGATCGGTCCGGGCATCCAACTCGCATATTGCTGGGCCCATGCCCGCCGTAAGCTGATCGAGATCACCCGCACCGGGCCCGCGCCGATTGCTGAGGAAGGTGTGGCACTGATCCGCGATCTCTACGCCATCGAGGCCGGAATCCGCGGCCAAGACCCCATAACCCGACTGGCCGTCCGGCAGGATCGCTCCGCCCCGATCATCGCCCGCATCGACGACTGGCTGACGCATCACCGCGCCCGCGCCTCGGCCAAATCGCCCTTAGGCGAAGCACTCACCTACATCGCCAAATACCGTGACGGACTGGGACGCTTCCTCACCGATGGCCGCGCGGAGATCGACAACAACACCGTCGAACGCACCATCCGCCCCATCGCCCTGAACCGCAAGAACGCCCTCTTCGCAGGACACGACGCAGGAGCCGAAAACTGGGCCGTCATCGCCTCGCTGATCGAAACCTGCAAGATGAACGGCATCGATCCCCACGCATGGCTGACGGCAACGCTCACCGCCATCGTTCAAGGCCACAAGCAAAGCCAGATCGACGACCTGCTCCCGTGGAATTACCCCGTCACAGTGTGA
- a CDS encoding DsbA family protein — protein MRMKSLLLASVFSFQVALPSFAQEVSDERIKALVAEALRENPELILEALQALEERQAEAQAATATAVLANERDTLERDPNAPVLGNLEGDITVVEFFDYNCPYCKRAMPEVDALLAEDGNIRLVMREWPILSEGSAFAARAALASRKQGKYAELHNALMGMRGKVEADTVLRVAGEIGLDLDRLKADMQAPEIDEHIATSMRLAEALGFNGTPSFVVGDQLVPGFVEKAQLSEIVTSVRASE, from the coding sequence ATGCGAATGAAATCCCTGCTGCTAGCCAGTGTCTTCAGTTTCCAAGTTGCTTTACCGTCCTTCGCGCAGGAGGTCTCGGATGAACGCATCAAAGCTCTCGTGGCAGAGGCCCTGCGCGAAAACCCCGAACTGATCCTCGAGGCGCTCCAGGCCCTCGAAGAACGGCAAGCGGAAGCACAGGCAGCCACCGCAACCGCAGTATTGGCCAACGAGCGGGACACATTGGAACGTGACCCCAACGCACCGGTTCTAGGCAATCTGGAGGGCGATATCACGGTGGTCGAGTTCTTTGACTACAACTGCCCCTACTGCAAGCGCGCCATGCCGGAAGTCGACGCTCTTCTGGCCGAAGACGGCAACATCCGATTGGTGATGCGCGAATGGCCAATCCTCAGCGAGGGATCTGCCTTTGCCGCACGCGCCGCACTCGCATCCCGAAAGCAGGGCAAGTATGCTGAGCTCCACAACGCTCTGATGGGCATGCGTGGCAAGGTAGAAGCCGACACGGTGCTGCGTGTCGCCGGCGAAATCGGCTTGGACTTGGACAGACTCAAGGCAGACATGCAGGCGCCTGAGATCGACGAGCACATTGCAACCTCGATGCGTCTGGCTGAGGCGCTCGGATTCAACGGGACGCCATCCTTTGTCGTGGGCGATCAGTTGGTCCCGGGTTTTGTTGAAAAGGCGCAGCTTTCCGAAATCGTGACTTCTGTTCGGGCATCAGAATGA
- a CDS encoding ferric reductase-like transmembrane domain-containing protein, with protein sequence MKTVTVHDPMFRRLSRNVLLRHGLMALLSAGLVLIFAAIHGEWSPMHRWNRALADASLVLVALSMGLGPLARLLRPAVLVLTYRRESGIYGCLLALAHAGIILVGWVEWDLMRLFGFEWNPELLSYVMFQHGFGLANAIGIAALLLAILLASTSSDVAMRRLGVSGWKFLQMGVLPLWWLSVAHVAYFLFMHFLSFHRATPEPNPLQYWFVGLVVLVLGLRLAAYLKTIGGRRIPESQDERAKHAPI encoded by the coding sequence ATGAAGACAGTCACGGTCCATGACCCAATGTTCCGACGGCTGAGCCGGAATGTGCTTCTGCGGCACGGGCTGATGGCCCTCCTCTCTGCTGGCCTCGTTCTGATTTTTGCGGCCATCCATGGCGAGTGGAGTCCGATGCACCGCTGGAACCGGGCACTTGCCGACGCCTCGCTGGTGCTGGTTGCGCTTTCGATGGGCCTGGGGCCTCTGGCCCGGCTCCTCAGACCCGCAGTGTTGGTGCTGACCTACCGCCGCGAGTCGGGGATCTACGGCTGCCTTCTGGCGCTTGCGCATGCTGGAATCATTCTTGTCGGCTGGGTCGAATGGGACCTGATGCGGCTCTTCGGCTTCGAATGGAATCCCGAACTCCTCAGCTATGTCATGTTTCAACATGGCTTTGGTCTGGCCAACGCAATCGGGATCGCCGCCTTGCTCCTCGCGATCCTCCTGGCCTCAACCTCAAGCGATGTCGCAATGCGCCGCCTGGGCGTTTCCGGCTGGAAGTTTCTGCAAATGGGTGTCCTGCCGCTCTGGTGGCTGTCTGTAGCGCATGTCGCCTACTTCCTGTTCATGCACTTCCTCAGCTTTCACCGGGCGACGCCCGAGCCTAACCCCCTGCAGTATTGGTTCGTCGGACTGGTGGTCTTGGTCCTGGGACTGCGACTTGCCGCTTACCTGAAAACCATCGGCGGCAGACGCATACCGGAGTCTCAGGACGAGAGGGCCAAGCATGCGCCGATCTGA
- a CDS encoding transposase — translation MEAVGFVELLAAPAAKRRWSDEAKGRVVAETLVPGIMVNEVARRHGLKANHLSSWRTLARKGKLVVPEVAGAEFAAPVASPQSVTTPVTIASIDLMIGPVTVRLDAATPATRVAELVMALQARP, via the coding sequence ATGGAGGCCGTTGGGTTTGTGGAGTTGCTGGCGGCCCCGGCGGCGAAGCGGCGATGGTCGGATGAGGCGAAGGGACGAGTGGTGGCGGAGACGCTGGTTCCCGGGATCATGGTGAACGAGGTGGCGCGTAGGCATGGGCTGAAGGCGAACCACCTGTCGTCTTGGCGGACGTTGGCTCGGAAGGGCAAGCTGGTTGTGCCCGAGGTTGCGGGGGCAGAGTTCGCAGCACCTGTGGCTTCGCCGCAGTCGGTCACGACACCGGTCACGATTGCGTCGATTGATCTGATGATTGGGCCTGTGACGGTGCGCCTGGATGCTGCCACGCCTGCGACACGGGTCGCGGAACTGGTTATGGCTCTGCAGGCCCGCCCGTGA
- a CDS encoding DUF411 domain-containing protein, with translation MTEFRIGRREVILAATAFAVTPAAKAQAEEEPPIHVVKGRGCECCEAWVDYLREQGFTVTDEVSMGTLLIRFKMDQGIPAKAFSCHTGTVDGYALEGHVPAADIRRLLDERPDAVGLAVPGMPYGSPGMGSEDSRDAYDVLLVGRDGSLEIFTSYQAA, from the coding sequence ATGACGGAATTTCGTATCGGCCGCCGCGAGGTCATCCTTGCAGCAACAGCCTTTGCCGTAACCCCTGCCGCCAAAGCTCAGGCAGAGGAAGAACCGCCAATCCATGTCGTCAAGGGGCGTGGCTGCGAGTGCTGTGAAGCATGGGTCGACTATCTGCGGGAGCAAGGCTTCACGGTTACGGATGAGGTGTCGATGGGAACGTTGCTGATCCGCTTCAAGATGGACCAGGGCATTCCAGCAAAGGCATTTTCCTGCCACACGGGGACCGTTGACGGCTATGCTCTCGAAGGCCATGTCCCGGCTGCGGACATCCGAAGGCTCCTGGACGAGCGTCCTGATGCAGTTGGTCTTGCCGTGCCCGGCATGCCTTACGGCTCCCCCGGCATGGGATCAGAAGACAGTCGGGACGCCTATGACGTCCTGCTGGTTGGCCGGGATGGAAGTCTCGAGATCTTCACGAGCTATCAGGCAGCCTGA